ATACCTAAAGTTACCGGCGCAAACTCCAAGATACATCTGCCACATGCGGTAAAAGCGTTGGTCAAACATTTTGACTACCTTAGTCTTATTGGCCTCAAAGCGCCGCAGCCATTCGTCCAGGGTCATGGCGTAATGCAGGCGCAAGCTTTCGTAGTCGGTGAGGTAAAAATCGTACTTAGCTAAATCGCGAACCACCTCGTTAATGGCTGGCACGTAACCGCCCGGAAAAATGTAGCGATCCATCCAGGGATCGGTGCCACCCTTTAGTTCATCGCCGCTAATGGTATGCAGTAGCGACACGCCGCCATCAACCAGCATATCCTGAACCGCCTTCATGTAGGTGCCGTGGTTGCCTTTGCCGACATGCTCGTACATCCCAACACTCACAATGCGATCAAACTTTTCGCCCCGCGCCGGTAGATCCTGGTAGTTGGCCAGCTCAAACCGAACCAGCTTATCAACCCCGGCCCGTTTGGCCGCTGCCTGACTGTGCTTTAACTGCTCTTGGCTCAGAGTTATGCCAAGACCGCTCACCCCATACTCCTTTGCGGCGGCAATCAATAAATTGCCCCAGCCGGAGCCAATATCCAGCAGCGACATACCCTTATCCAGCTGCAGCTTACGTAAAATATGATTAATTTTTTGGCGTTGGGCCGTCTCTAAAGAATCATCGGAACTCTTGTAGTAGGCACAGCTGTAGGCCATCACCTCCCGATCTAACCACAGCTTATAAAAATCGTTACCGACGTCATAGTGATGCTGGATCTGCCGCTTTTGGGCGCCTTTATGATTGAGCTGCGGCAGGTGGGCTAACTGGCTTAAACGCATTTTACTAAACAGTTTTTGGTTGTCGCACAACACCTGGATAAGATCTTGAAACCGACCTTTGAGCTTAATGTCGCCACTCATGTAGGCTTCGCCAAAACCCAGCGACAAATTTTTGGCCAAAGCTCGAATCACCTTGGGCGAAGCAATGGTTAGCGTCACCTTGGCGCGGCCGGCTCCGTAGGTTACGGTTGTGCCGTCCCAGTAGCGAATCGTCAGCGCATGAACCTTGATTCGCGACAGAATGGTGTGGAGTAGCTGTTTTTCCACCATAATGCCCTTACTATACGCCTGGTTTGATCGGTTGACCAGATGGCCCCCAGATCGTATAATCGGCTGGTACTCAATAGTCCGCGGTAGCTCAATGGTAGAGCATTTGACTGTTAATCAAAGGGTTACAGGTTCGAGTCCTGTCCGCGGAGCCAGGAATTATAGACTTTTATATATTAATATGATATAGTATCGCAAAAGTTGTTTCCGAACAGATATGAATACCATCCTCTGGAGGTTATAAATGTCGGACATCAAACTTGCACCTCGCAACAATTCCAAGGGGTTGACGGTCCGCCGCGCCTGGAACGGTCGGGTCAAGCTCACCGGTCACTTCGGTGTCGAGGC
This window of the Patescibacteria group bacterium genome carries:
- a CDS encoding class I SAM-dependent methyltransferase, producing the protein MVEKQLLHTILSRIKVHALTIRYWDGTTVTYGAGRAKVTLTIASPKVIRALAKNLSLGFGEAYMSGDIKLKGRFQDLIQVLCDNQKLFSKMRLSQLAHLPQLNHKGAQKRQIQHHYDVGNDFYKLWLDREVMAYSCAYYKSSDDSLETAQRQKINHILRKLQLDKGMSLLDIGSGWGNLLIAAAKEYGVSGLGITLSQEQLKHSQAAAKRAGVDKLVRFELANYQDLPARGEKFDRIVSVGMYEHVGKGNHGTYMKAVQDMLVDGGVSLLHTISGDELKGGTDPWMDRYIFPGGYVPAINEVVRDLAKYDFYLTDYESLRLHYAMTLDEWLRRFEANKTKVVKMFDQRFYRMWQMYLGVCAGNFRYGGLDLSQFVFTKGVNNGLPLTREFLYNSSTQNRKKTR